Proteins from a single region of Vibrio sp. DW001:
- a CDS encoding sugar ABC transporter ATP-binding protein produces the protein MSNVVNAIEIRAIKKKFGSNTVLHDVSFNIDGGKILALLGANGAGKSTLVKILSGVYHADEGTVIINGETVDISNPQSARDAGIITVHQIINDGVVQDLSIAENLLLDKLCDGRFSTFISKKELHKQAKPLAEKIGLDVALDTQVSELSQADRQLVAIARAISDKPKLLILDEPTSSLSETEAVKLFEAVKTMREQGVAIVYISHRMSDIRLLADQIAALREGKIVGWFEPPLDYDGAVDSMLGHAVGEVRHSYVAGDKAMLDLEGVQLDAKSLPFNLHFKTGEIVVLTGLLSSGCASVVEGVFGMNSFVSGQLKLEKKPWLPIGPHHAIDSGVYMVQEDRGNNALVPDFSIEQNVSLPFLKSFSRFGFISRKAEKQQVSKAIETTKVKYTDQEELILTLSGGNQQKAMVARWMLNDCKVLLLNEPFQGVDISSRRQIGQLLRSTAKDRTTIAVCTDVEEALEIADRIIVFNHNNMVGEHLIHEIHMPSLINQIAAAPEPYDESPHSTEDITNERYA, from the coding sequence ATGTCAAATGTAGTCAATGCAATTGAAATTAGAGCGATTAAAAAGAAGTTTGGTAGTAATACCGTCTTACATGATGTGAGCTTTAATATAGACGGAGGAAAAATACTGGCGTTGTTGGGCGCGAACGGCGCCGGAAAGTCTACGTTGGTTAAGATCTTAAGTGGCGTTTATCACGCGGACGAAGGGACGGTAATCATTAATGGTGAAACCGTTGATATCAGTAATCCTCAAAGTGCGAGAGATGCTGGCATTATTACGGTACATCAAATTATCAATGACGGTGTTGTTCAAGATCTTTCTATAGCGGAAAACTTACTTTTAGACAAACTTTGCGACGGACGATTTTCAACATTCATCTCTAAGAAAGAGCTTCATAAACAGGCCAAACCATTAGCAGAGAAGATCGGGTTAGATGTCGCTCTCGATACGCAGGTTTCAGAGTTATCTCAGGCAGACCGGCAGCTTGTTGCAATTGCGCGGGCTATTTCCGATAAACCCAAATTACTGATCTTGGATGAGCCGACATCGAGTTTGTCAGAAACTGAGGCCGTCAAACTATTTGAAGCGGTCAAAACAATGCGAGAGCAAGGCGTCGCGATTGTGTATATCTCGCATAGAATGTCTGATATCCGTTTGCTTGCCGACCAAATCGCCGCGTTGCGGGAAGGGAAAATTGTTGGTTGGTTTGAACCACCACTTGATTATGACGGCGCTGTGGATTCTATGCTTGGTCATGCCGTTGGAGAGGTTCGCCATTCCTACGTGGCAGGTGACAAAGCGATGCTCGATCTCGAGGGGGTACAACTCGACGCAAAATCGCTTCCTTTTAACCTGCATTTTAAAACAGGTGAAATTGTCGTACTGACAGGGTTGCTTTCTTCTGGCTGTGCATCCGTCGTTGAAGGTGTTTTCGGAATGAATTCGTTTGTCAGCGGCCAACTGAAGTTAGAAAAGAAACCATGGTTACCTATCGGTCCTCATCATGCAATTGATAGCGGTGTTTACATGGTGCAAGAAGATAGGGGGAACAACGCGCTCGTTCCTGATTTTTCTATCGAACAGAATGTGAGTTTGCCATTTCTAAAATCGTTCTCCAGATTCGGGTTTATAAGCCGAAAAGCTGAAAAGCAACAAGTGAGTAAAGCGATTGAAACGACCAAAGTAAAATACACAGATCAAGAAGAGCTGATATTGACGCTGTCAGGCGGAAACCAACAGAAGGCGATGGTCGCTCGATGGATGTTGAATGACTGCAAAGTACTTTTATTAAATGAACCGTTTCAAGGTGTCGACATCTCTTCTCGACGCCAAATTGGTCAGCTCTTGCGTTCTACTGCGAAAGACCGAACCACTATTGCTGTATGTACCGATGTTGAAGAAGCACTAGAAATTGCGGACCGAATCATCGTGTTTAATCACAACAATATGGTTGGTGAACATCTTATTCATGAGATCCACATGCCAAGCCTCATCAACCAGATCGCCGCTGCGCCTGAACCGTATGATGAATCCCCACACTCAACAGAGGACATTACCAATGAAAGATATGCGTGA
- a CDS encoding substrate-binding domain-containing protein, whose translation MKTLQKIALAASIMGALGTTAVNAEPTSPFEGKEMKIAHVRYLSQGDFPELYLKGVKRQAQALGLKVDVYDARQDAALQRNQLEQAIMKGYDGIVLQHGFTDSIKDLADLAVQNGIKVVAFDVNVNNPEIPQINQDDHLIARLSLEQAVQDNGQDWKAAYVYVPGIPPLDRRDEVFTEFKEKYPNIVEVARFGTMNNPIPNQVADQAAAVFRANPDITVAFSPYDEFAKGIKIAVDEGGLSDKIKIYSADISNSDIQAMREKDSAWVATVATNPSIMGEVSVRALAMLMKGESVEKQVTVPPVLITQKMLNEQNIKNMDDLVSKIPSFSKSTVLVPDWMPMPN comes from the coding sequence ATGAAAACCCTACAAAAAATTGCTTTGGCTGCCTCTATTATGGGGGCATTGGGTACCACGGCTGTTAATGCAGAACCGACATCTCCTTTTGAAGGAAAAGAGATGAAGATTGCTCATGTTCGTTATCTATCTCAGGGTGATTTTCCAGAACTTTATCTAAAAGGCGTAAAACGTCAAGCGCAAGCATTAGGTCTTAAGGTTGATGTTTATGATGCAAGACAAGATGCGGCTTTACAACGTAACCAATTAGAACAGGCCATCATGAAGGGTTACGACGGTATTGTGTTACAACATGGTTTTACTGATTCAATAAAAGATCTTGCCGATTTGGCCGTACAAAATGGCATTAAAGTTGTGGCATTTGATGTCAATGTAAACAACCCAGAGATTCCTCAAATTAATCAGGATGACCATCTAATTGCTCGTCTTTCATTAGAGCAAGCAGTGCAAGACAACGGACAAGATTGGAAAGCCGCGTACGTTTATGTTCCTGGTATACCACCACTTGACCGCAGAGATGAGGTATTTACAGAGTTTAAAGAAAAATATCCAAACATCGTTGAAGTTGCTCGTTTTGGTACGATGAACAACCCTATCCCTAACCAAGTTGCTGACCAAGCAGCGGCGGTATTTAGAGCCAATCCAGATATCACGGTTGCTTTCTCACCTTATGATGAATTTGCAAAAGGGATAAAAATAGCGGTTGATGAAGGCGGTCTGTCAGACAAGATAAAAATCTACAGTGCTGATATTTCTAACTCAGATATTCAAGCGATGAGAGAAAAAGACAGCGCATGGGTAGCCACTGTTGCGACGAATCCATCGATAATGGGTGAAGTAAGCGTACGTGCCTTAGCCATGTTAATGAAGGGCGAATCGGTAGAAAAACAGGTTACTGTACCGCCAGTATTAATCACTCAAAAGATGTTGAACGAACAAAATATCAAAAATATGGATGACCTAGTTAGCAAGATCCCATCATTCTCGAAGTCTACTGTACTGGTTCCAGATTGGATGCCAATGCCAAACTAA
- a CDS encoding sugar-binding transcriptional regulator: MTSSELNNISAFNSDPVLHATWLYYQEGLSQTDVAKLMGVSRVTVVKYLQTAREKGLVQFDLDLKAFSSIEHALKIKEKFQLDSVVIVPDGEQATQREDSKLMRERLAKAGGMYLNQTIEDNDILGIAWGRTIHQMGNVMTPRQCKNVTVLQMLGSMPSQPDFTTIESSSQIANKLSGKVISLHVPAVVSSSRLAVELQAEPIIRSNFEALTKCNKALFVVGNVSEENPLIRVGVISKKEMQTYREMGAVGVICGRFYDRYGQPVVAEVDLRVLGINLAQLRQIRSRIFVAGGQRNYAATLGAILGGYVSDLMIDEGTAEYLLACDASME; the protein is encoded by the coding sequence ATGACAAGTTCAGAATTAAACAATATCAGCGCATTTAATAGTGATCCCGTTCTCCATGCGACGTGGCTTTATTATCAAGAAGGACTAAGTCAAACCGACGTTGCCAAGTTGATGGGTGTTTCGCGTGTCACGGTTGTCAAATACTTACAGACAGCGCGTGAAAAAGGGTTGGTGCAGTTTGATCTCGACTTAAAGGCATTTTCTTCCATAGAGCACGCCTTGAAAATCAAAGAAAAATTCCAATTAGATAGCGTAGTTATCGTGCCAGATGGTGAACAGGCGACACAACGTGAAGACTCCAAATTGATGCGTGAACGGCTGGCTAAAGCAGGCGGTATGTACCTAAACCAGACTATTGAAGATAACGACATTCTCGGAATAGCATGGGGAAGAACAATACATCAAATGGGAAATGTGATGACACCTAGGCAATGTAAGAATGTCACGGTGTTGCAAATGTTAGGCTCTATGCCCTCTCAACCCGATTTTACTACGATTGAATCGTCTTCTCAGATTGCCAACAAACTTTCAGGAAAAGTCATCAGTTTGCACGTTCCCGCGGTTGTATCCAGTTCCCGTTTGGCCGTAGAACTGCAAGCCGAACCAATTATTCGCTCCAACTTTGAAGCCTTGACGAAATGCAATAAAGCACTATTTGTTGTCGGTAACGTTTCGGAAGAAAATCCGTTAATTCGAGTGGGTGTTATCTCTAAAAAAGAAATGCAAACATACCGTGAAATGGGCGCAGTCGGTGTTATCTGTGGTCGTTTTTATGATAGATACGGACAACCTGTTGTTGCCGAGGTTGACCTAAGAGTTTTAGGTATAAATCTCGCGCAATTGCGACAAATTCGTAGCCGAATTTTTGTTGCAGGTGGTCAACGTAATTATGCGGCAACGCTAGGCGCTATTTTAGGCGGTTACGTGTCCGACTTGATGATTGACGAAGGGACAGCAGAGTACTTATTAGCCTGCGATGCTTCAATGGAATAG
- a CDS encoding ABC transporter ATP-binding protein, protein MNRIIEVSNLNLGYETKAGDFCHILNNVNLQVNPKDIIGLVGESGSGKSTLALSLMGYINDDCMVKSGHIHFNEKDILQLSTIELAEIRGSQIALIPQNAGQALTPTMKVGRQIQEVLQFHSDIESEHYKSRVIELLNDVKLPNPEDIFYRYPHQLSGGQQQRVAIAMALAVKPKLLVLDEPTTGLDATTQVHILDLLKALINKHKVSMVLVSHDFGAVSRLCNKVCVMYQGEIVEQGDIRKVLLNPQHIYTQTLLKAVPSISNTQDTSEPIIAENEPVKETSIDLKQLKISYHRKTMWESIMRKPEPEATVEDITLTLNKGETLALIGESGSGKSTILKTIAGLNQANAGEIVFHGKPLNVLEKRTKEQKKQIQMIFQNPDASLNPKQTVLQILSKPLQLYFGMNSLQCHERAKELLEQVHLNPDYLYRNSTKLSGGEKQRVAIARAFASEPELLLCDEITSALDVTVQDTVLKLLKELQLKFNTSYIFITHDLAIVESIADQIAILNKGRICEVGSTRSVFAAPNHPYTKTLLNSVLKPEPEPELSSEPA, encoded by the coding sequence ATGAATCGAATAATTGAAGTTTCAAATTTAAATTTGGGATACGAAACTAAAGCGGGCGATTTCTGTCACATTCTAAATAATGTCAATCTCCAAGTTAACCCAAAAGATATCATCGGGCTTGTGGGAGAATCTGGTTCAGGAAAAAGTACGTTGGCCCTGTCTCTAATGGGGTACATAAACGACGACTGTATGGTCAAATCTGGACATATCCATTTTAATGAAAAAGATATCCTGCAACTATCAACAATAGAATTGGCGGAAATTCGGGGTAGCCAAATAGCACTCATTCCTCAAAATGCGGGTCAGGCATTAACTCCCACAATGAAAGTTGGCCGCCAGATACAAGAAGTTCTGCAGTTTCACAGTGATATCGAGAGCGAACACTACAAATCTAGAGTCATTGAGTTATTAAATGATGTAAAATTACCGAATCCAGAAGATATTTTTTATCGCTATCCACATCAACTTTCTGGAGGCCAGCAACAAAGAGTCGCTATAGCGATGGCTCTAGCGGTTAAACCAAAACTCCTTGTTCTCGATGAACCGACTACTGGCCTTGATGCCACAACGCAAGTACATATTCTTGATCTACTAAAGGCATTAATAAACAAGCATAAAGTGTCTATGGTTCTTGTTAGTCATGACTTTGGTGCGGTTTCTCGACTTTGCAATAAAGTATGTGTTATGTATCAGGGCGAAATAGTCGAGCAAGGTGATATTAGGAAAGTATTGCTGAACCCTCAGCATATATACACTCAAACGTTGCTAAAAGCGGTGCCTTCTATTAGCAATACACAAGATACAAGCGAGCCAATCATAGCTGAAAATGAGCCGGTAAAAGAAACCAGTATTGATTTGAAGCAGCTAAAAATATCCTATCATCGTAAAACGATGTGGGAGTCAATAATGAGAAAGCCAGAGCCTGAAGCGACGGTAGAAGACATTACTTTAACGTTGAATAAAGGGGAAACGCTAGCCTTAATTGGTGAGTCTGGCAGTGGAAAATCAACCATTCTCAAAACCATCGCAGGACTAAATCAAGCCAATGCTGGGGAAATAGTGTTCCATGGAAAACCATTGAATGTTTTAGAAAAACGGACCAAAGAACAAAAAAAACAGATCCAGATGATATTTCAGAATCCGGATGCTTCATTAAACCCGAAGCAAACCGTCCTGCAGATTTTATCTAAACCACTGCAACTCTATTTTGGTATGAATAGCCTCCAATGTCATGAGAGAGCAAAAGAGTTGTTAGAACAAGTACACCTTAACCCAGACTATCTGTATAGAAACTCGACGAAACTTTCTGGTGGTGAGAAACAACGGGTAGCAATAGCTCGAGCGTTTGCATCGGAGCCGGAGTTGTTGCTTTGTGATGAGATAACCTCAGCCCTAGATGTCACGGTTCAAGACACAGTACTAAAGCTACTAAAAGAGCTTCAACTGAAGTTTAATACGAGTTACATCTTTATCACTCATGACTTGGCTATTGTAGAATCTATTGCCGATCAAATTGCCATACTGAATAAAGGTCGAATTTGTGAAGTGGGTTCAACAAGATCTGTATTTGCAGCTCCTAATCATCCATACACCAAAACCTTATTAAATTCAGTTCTAAAACCGGAACCAGAACCAGAATTGTCTTCAGAACCGGCTTAG
- a CDS encoding RbsD/FucU domain-containing protein, with the protein MLKHIHPLFSADLLYSLQSMGHGDTLAIVDANFPATSNSQFKHISMLGIDCSQMLEAILKHVPLDAFIPAPVRIMAQDNSEQLTDAAQDFIKTVERSEESEHNHLFLERNEFYKKSKECQLIISTNDLRPYACVILQKGAIFD; encoded by the coding sequence ATGCTTAAACATATTCATCCACTTTTTAGTGCAGATCTACTCTATAGCTTACAATCGATGGGACACGGAGATACGTTGGCGATTGTTGATGCCAATTTCCCCGCGACATCGAATAGTCAGTTTAAACACATTTCAATGTTAGGGATCGATTGTTCACAGATGTTAGAAGCCATCTTGAAACATGTTCCACTCGATGCTTTTATTCCCGCACCTGTCCGTATTATGGCGCAAGATAATAGTGAACAACTTACTGATGCAGCTCAAGATTTTATAAAAACAGTCGAACGGTCTGAAGAATCAGAACATAATCATCTTTTTCTTGAACGAAACGAATTTTATAAAAAAAGCAAGGAATGCCAGTTGATTATATCCACCAATGATCTACGACCTTATGCCTGTGTCATTTTACAAAAAGGCGCAATATTTGACTAG
- a CDS encoding ABC transporter permease, giving the protein MSKINLLTEYLRQLGSTLSAKIGLILFIAHILLACFATYIIPYDFGQTDSFNILKGPSMEHWLGTDQLGRDTLSRTIMGGRAALFITFAGSFIAIAWGSCLGIFTGFIGGRFDELMMRFIDALLSIPWILFLLLIISVLGQSDTTLILTLGFFYGIAVIRVVRGATLDVITHDYILAARLRGEKTSSIVRYEILPNIMNVILVDGAMRWSWMLLIFSSLSFLGFGVNPPTPDWGLMIADTRGFMSVAPWATIAPLIALSSLIFSINITSDALSKVAGLNRDNNSPV; this is encoded by the coding sequence ATGAGTAAGATTAATTTGCTAACGGAGTATCTTAGGCAACTTGGCTCGACCCTCTCAGCGAAAATTGGTTTGATATTATTTATTGCCCATATTCTACTTGCCTGTTTTGCTACCTATATCATTCCTTATGACTTTGGCCAAACTGACAGCTTTAACATACTTAAAGGCCCAAGTATGGAGCACTGGTTAGGAACTGACCAACTAGGAAGAGATACTTTAAGTCGTACCATTATGGGCGGAAGAGCCGCTCTGTTCATCACATTTGCAGGTAGTTTTATCGCTATTGCGTGGGGGAGTTGTCTAGGGATATTTACCGGATTCATCGGCGGGCGTTTTGACGAATTAATGATGCGTTTTATTGATGCTTTATTATCAATCCCTTGGATCCTATTTCTTCTTCTGATCATCAGTGTTCTGGGACAAAGTGACACGACATTAATTCTGACGTTAGGTTTTTTCTATGGCATTGCAGTCATCAGAGTCGTCAGAGGTGCCACACTTGACGTTATTACCCATGACTATATTTTAGCTGCACGACTGCGTGGTGAGAAAACAAGCAGTATCGTAAGGTATGAAATATTACCCAATATCATGAATGTAATATTGGTTGATGGTGCCATGCGCTGGTCTTGGATGTTACTTATTTTTAGTTCGTTATCGTTCTTAGGTTTTGGCGTTAATCCTCCAACACCTGATTGGGGTTTGATGATAGCGGATACTCGAGGGTTCATGTCTGTCGCGCCTTGGGCAACGATTGCGCCGTTAATCGCGTTAAGCTCACTTATTTTTTCCATCAATATTACTTCAGACGCCTTATCAAAAGTGGCTGGTTTAAATCGTGATAACAACTCGCCAGTATAA
- a CDS encoding ABC transporter permease, whose amino-acid sequence MKDMREFAIKYGLLILLALMLVIFTLAEPAFLSTINMMIILQSVSIVAILALGVTATLAVDGFDLSIGSTAAFSMMTASYVMVVFDGGTTMAILAAIGVGVVVGLINGFMTVQMKVPDLLTTLGMMFLLLGLQLIPTQGRSISAGMSLGDGETATGSFSESFLFLGRARIFDIIPVPVIIMLILAVITYLFLERTRHGRVMYAIGSNEQAAKLAGARVKLYRYVAYVISGVFASIGGILLAARIGRGDVSSGNSLLMDGVAGALIGFAVLGAARPNAQGSAIGALFVGVLLNGLTMMNTPYYTQDFIKGLVLVAALMFTFGLSNKRA is encoded by the coding sequence ATGAAAGATATGCGTGAATTCGCGATTAAATATGGTCTTTTGATTTTGCTTGCTCTAATGCTCGTTATTTTCACACTGGCAGAACCTGCATTTCTCAGCACCATCAATATGATGATCATCCTGCAATCGGTATCGATCGTAGCGATTCTTGCGTTGGGTGTTACCGCAACGTTGGCTGTTGATGGTTTTGACCTTTCTATTGGTTCAACGGCGGCCTTCTCTATGATGACCGCGAGCTATGTCATGGTGGTATTTGATGGTGGAACCACAATGGCGATACTTGCGGCCATTGGCGTGGGTGTCGTGGTTGGTTTAATTAATGGCTTTATGACGGTACAGATGAAGGTTCCGGACCTACTCACAACGTTAGGTATGATGTTTTTGTTACTTGGGTTGCAACTTATTCCTACTCAAGGACGCTCTATTTCTGCGGGCATGAGTCTGGGCGATGGCGAAACGGCGACAGGCTCTTTTTCTGAAAGTTTCTTGTTTCTAGGTCGAGCGAGAATTTTCGATATTATTCCTGTTCCTGTCATCATTATGTTGATACTTGCCGTCATCACTTATCTCTTTTTAGAAAGAACGCGCCATGGCCGTGTGATGTATGCCATTGGCTCTAATGAACAAGCAGCAAAACTTGCTGGAGCACGAGTAAAACTCTATCGCTATGTTGCTTACGTTATATCCGGTGTTTTCGCTTCCATCGGTGGCATTTTATTGGCTGCTCGTATCGGACGTGGTGATGTCAGTTCCGGAAATTCGCTGTTAATGGATGGCGTTGCTGGTGCGCTTATCGGCTTTGCAGTGTTAGGAGCTGCAAGACCTAATGCGCAGGGTTCAGCTATTGGTGCGCTTTTCGTTGGTGTACTGCTTAATGGCTTAACCATGATGAATACTCCCTATTACACACAAGACTTTATAAAAGGCTTAGTTTTGGTAGCAGCATTAATGTTTACCTTTGGCCTATCCAACAAACGTGCATAA